A part of Streptomyces sp. NBC_01451 genomic DNA contains:
- a CDS encoding helix-turn-helix domain-containing protein — protein MANGSQRQAAWEFFGTELKRRREEAGLTQVDLGALVFVSGGYIGQFEQAIRKPQLDVAVRIDDVLQTAGFFERTWRKLIDDKRYADYFAAVVELERTATKICQFAPTVIPGLLQTAAYARAVTLAANPFVTDDYVDEKVGARLERSRILKDATRPEYWAILHENTLRTPVGGPTAMTEQLEHIAALARERKAWVTVVPYSAGAFASMGGMVQLMEFDDAPPTLYTETSFSGHLLDDPAVVKRAQRAYDLLRGAALSPEASLALIESAAEDYRRCASTT, from the coding sequence ATGGCCAATGGTTCACAGCGGCAGGCGGCTTGGGAGTTCTTCGGAACGGAGTTGAAGCGGCGGCGGGAGGAAGCCGGCTTAACCCAAGTGGATTTGGGGGCGCTGGTCTTCGTCTCCGGGGGCTACATCGGGCAGTTCGAACAGGCTATTCGGAAGCCGCAGTTGGATGTGGCGGTAAGGATCGACGACGTCCTACAAACCGCTGGTTTTTTCGAGCGGACTTGGCGCAAGCTCATCGACGACAAGCGGTACGCGGATTACTTCGCGGCGGTTGTGGAGCTTGAACGGACGGCGACGAAGATCTGCCAGTTCGCGCCGACCGTGATCCCGGGCCTGCTCCAGACGGCCGCCTACGCCCGGGCGGTCACGCTCGCGGCCAACCCGTTCGTCACGGACGACTACGTGGACGAAAAGGTGGGCGCTCGGCTGGAGCGGTCGCGCATCCTCAAGGACGCTACAAGGCCCGAGTATTGGGCGATCCTGCACGAGAACACCCTCCGCACACCGGTCGGCGGGCCGACAGCCATGACCGAGCAACTGGAGCACATCGCGGCCCTCGCCCGCGAGCGGAAAGCCTGGGTGACCGTGGTCCCGTACTCGGCGGGAGCCTTCGCCTCCATGGGCGGGATGGTGCAGCTCATGGAGTTCGATGACGCGCCACCGACCCTCTATACAGAGACCTCGTTTTCGGGTCATCTGCTTGACGATCCGGCAGTGGTGAAGCGGGCACAGCGCGCATACGATCTGCTAAGGGGCGCCGCACTCTCCCCGGAGGCGTCCCTCGCCCTGATCGAATCGGCCGCTGAGGACTACAGACGATGCGCGAGTACGACCTGA
- a CDS encoding M4 family metallopeptidase, giving the protein MPRRHRSTLRRRSATTLALTTIGTLLALGAPAGTATAAPADPGPAKITAVPRAGAAATPLSAARRASLIKSAQTASATTARQLALGAQEKLVVKDVVQDADGTTHTRYERTYAGLPVLGGDLVVHLKSNRTTVSKASGATLTLPSLTPKLSAANAGGKALAAAKGADVTGTETERAPRLVVWAGATKPVLAWETVVEGVQPDGTPSELQVVTDAGTGKQILAAEKVHTGEGTGQYVGTVPLGSTLSGSTYQLTDGARAGHKTYDLNQGTSGTGTLFTDDNDVWGNGLPSNRQTAGVDVAFGAAATWDYYKDVYGRNGIRNDGVAAYSRAHYGSSYVNAFWQDSCFCMTYGDGSGNTHPLTSLDVAAHEMSHGVTAATANLTYSGESGGLNEATSDIFAAAVEFHSNLAADPGDYLVGEKIDINGNGTPLRYMDKPSKDGSSRDSWSSTLGSVDVHYSSGPANHFFYLLSEGSGAKTVNGVAYDSPTYDGQAVTGIGIENAAAVWYRALTTYMTSSTNYAGARTATLQAAGDLFGAYSPTYLAVADAWAAINVGGRIALGVNVAPVADQTSGVGQAVSLQVDAYTTNSGAGLTYAATGLPDGLTLSASGLISGTPTTVGSSDVAITVTDGTGASVTDTFTWRIANIYASSTRVDIPDNGAAVESPITIGGRDGNASATTSVYVNIVHTYRGDLTVDLVGPNGTVYSLLNRSGGSADNVDQTFTINASAQPVNGTWKLRVQDRASIDVGYIQSWQLTP; this is encoded by the coding sequence TTGCCCCGGCGACACCGCTCCACCCTCCGGCGCAGAAGCGCCACCACCCTCGCACTGACGACCATCGGGACCCTGCTCGCCCTGGGAGCTCCCGCAGGCACCGCGACCGCTGCCCCGGCCGACCCGGGCCCGGCCAAGATCACCGCCGTGCCCCGCGCAGGAGCCGCCGCGACCCCCCTGTCGGCGGCCCGCCGCGCCTCACTGATCAAGAGCGCGCAGACCGCGTCCGCCACCACGGCCCGTCAACTCGCCCTCGGTGCGCAGGAGAAGCTCGTCGTCAAGGACGTCGTCCAGGACGCCGACGGCACCACCCACACCCGCTACGAACGCACCTACGCGGGACTGCCCGTCCTCGGCGGCGACCTGGTCGTCCACCTCAAGAGCAACCGTACGACCGTTTCCAAGGCGAGCGGAGCGACCCTCACGCTGCCGTCCCTCACCCCGAAGCTGTCCGCGGCCAACGCCGGCGGCAAGGCGCTCGCGGCGGCGAAGGGTGCAGACGTCACCGGCACCGAGACCGAGCGCGCGCCCCGCCTCGTCGTCTGGGCCGGCGCCACCAAGCCCGTCCTGGCCTGGGAGACGGTGGTCGAGGGCGTCCAGCCGGACGGCACGCCCAGCGAGCTGCAGGTGGTCACCGACGCGGGCACGGGCAAGCAGATCCTCGCCGCCGAGAAGGTGCACACCGGCGAAGGCACCGGCCAGTACGTCGGCACGGTTCCCCTCGGCAGCACCCTCTCGGGATCGACGTACCAGCTCACCGACGGCGCCCGCGCCGGGCACAAGACGTACGACCTGAACCAGGGCACCTCAGGCACCGGCACCCTCTTCACGGACGACAACGATGTCTGGGGCAACGGTCTGCCGTCCAACCGCCAGACCGCCGGTGTTGACGTGGCCTTCGGCGCCGCCGCCACCTGGGACTACTACAAGGACGTGTACGGCCGCAACGGCATCCGCAACGACGGTGTCGCCGCCTACAGCCGGGCGCACTACGGCAGCAGCTATGTCAACGCCTTCTGGCAGGACAGCTGCTTCTGCATGACCTACGGCGACGGCTCGGGCAACACGCACCCGCTGACCTCCCTCGACGTGGCCGCCCACGAGATGAGCCACGGCGTCACCGCCGCCACCGCCAACCTGACCTACTCGGGCGAGTCCGGCGGTCTCAACGAGGCGACCTCCGACATCTTCGCCGCGGCCGTCGAGTTCCACTCGAACCTCGCCGCCGACCCCGGTGACTACCTCGTCGGCGAGAAGATCGACATCAACGGCAACGGCACCCCGCTGCGTTACATGGACAAGCCCTCCAAGGACGGTTCCTCCCGCGACAGTTGGAGTTCCACCCTGGGCAGTGTCGACGTCCACTACTCCTCGGGCCCCGCGAACCACTTCTTCTACCTGCTCTCCGAGGGCAGCGGCGCCAAGACCGTCAACGGCGTCGCCTACGACAGCCCGACCTACGACGGCCAGGCCGTCACCGGCATCGGCATCGAGAACGCCGCCGCCGTCTGGTACCGCGCGCTGACGACGTACATGACGTCGTCGACCAACTACGCGGGCGCCCGCACCGCCACCCTCCAGGCGGCCGGTGACCTGTTCGGCGCCTACAGCCCCACCTACCTCGCCGTCGCCGACGCCTGGGCCGCCATCAACGTCGGCGGCCGGATAGCCCTCGGCGTCAACGTCGCCCCGGTCGCCGACCAGACCAGCGGCGTCGGCCAGGCGGTCAGCCTCCAGGTGGACGCGTACACCACCAACTCCGGTGCGGGCCTGACCTATGCGGCCACCGGCCTGCCCGACGGTCTGACCCTCAGCGCGAGCGGTCTGATCTCCGGGACGCCGACCACCGTCGGCTCCAGTGACGTCGCCATCACGGTCACCGACGGCACGGGCGCGTCGGTCACGGACACCTTCACCTGGCGGATCGCGAACATCTACGCCAGCAGTACCCGCGTCGACATTCCCGACAACGGTGCCGCCGTGGAGTCCCCCATCACCATCGGGGGCCGCGACGGCAACGCGTCGGCCACCACCTCGGTGTACGTCAACATCGTCCACACCTACCGCGGTGACCTGACCGTCGACCTGGTCGGCCCCAACGGCACCGTCTACTCGCTCCTCAACCGGAGCGGCGGCTCGGCCGACAACGTCGACCAGACCTTCACGATCAACGCCTCGGCCCAGCCCGTCAACGGCACGTGGAAGCTGCGCGTGCAGGACCGGGCGTCGATCGACGTCGGGTACATCCAGAGCTGGCAGCTCACTCCCTGA
- a CDS encoding DUF6215 domain-containing protein produces MSEGAQVVSALVVVACLAVGFWVMAKYEPDPKDSPPASCSRSDDDVPLSKPVSGVQLCEALNRPDLPVLLGTPNDRALGAYSNEATSSDKQDVMPTDPEATVQLEGYSVKLTEAEDIKLSDLTDSEYLTFKSGERRTVLGHPAFLYSGQTIGIVFKDGKGSSGSGGISRNLLVAKDPKDGGGLYEISIWRQDDLPPDGTALRRLAEQVLPTVPGWPAG; encoded by the coding sequence ATGAGCGAGGGCGCGCAGGTCGTATCGGCTCTGGTAGTGGTCGCCTGCCTCGCGGTGGGCTTCTGGGTGATGGCGAAGTACGAGCCCGACCCCAAGGACAGCCCACCGGCCTCGTGCTCCCGCTCGGACGACGACGTACCACTGTCGAAGCCCGTCTCCGGTGTGCAGCTGTGCGAGGCGCTGAACCGCCCTGACCTGCCGGTGCTCCTCGGCACGCCCAACGACCGCGCACTGGGCGCCTACAGCAACGAAGCCACGTCCAGCGACAAGCAGGACGTCATGCCGACCGACCCCGAGGCCACCGTCCAACTGGAGGGCTACTCGGTGAAGTTGACGGAGGCCGAGGACATCAAGCTCTCCGACCTGACCGACTCCGAATACCTGACGTTCAAGTCAGGAGAGCGGAGAACGGTCCTGGGCCACCCGGCGTTCCTCTACTCGGGCCAGACCATCGGCATCGTCTTCAAGGACGGAAAGGGCTCCAGCGGCTCCGGCGGCATCTCCCGCAACCTCCTGGTCGCCAAGGACCCCAAGGACGGCGGCGGTTTGTACGAGATCTCCATCTGGCGCCAGGACGACCTGCCCCCCGACGGCACGGCACTGCGCCGGCTCGCCGAGCAGGTGCTGCCGACGGTGCCGGGGTGGCCGGCGGGCTGA
- a CDS encoding SCO2523 family variant P-loop protein, translating into MLVFAASDKGGTGRSVTSANLAYHRALAGDDVCYLDFDFGSPTAAAVFDVDLAQLEVDDRGLHSYLDGGVGEPARIDVWAETEHRVLTNRPPGSGRLVLMPGDLGGSEFSITGENLRRCVDLLLRLNGEFDLIIVDLSAGRSYAVEMALNATAQSQLRGIDARWLVFHRWTRQHVMAAAGLVFGPRGIVAGGIARGHSEEALRGAIRFVRAAVPDPESSLWSQVAPTQSAWMRECDADLQALASNRGIGYTQVLGSVPLEPVLQWREQLITDEDVLDSQIANMETWQAMSDLAGRLTDDKYWGQP; encoded by the coding sequence ATGCTCGTCTTCGCCGCCTCCGACAAGGGAGGCACAGGCCGCTCGGTCACCAGCGCCAATCTCGCCTACCACCGGGCGCTCGCCGGTGACGACGTCTGCTACCTGGACTTCGACTTCGGGTCGCCCACCGCCGCCGCCGTCTTCGACGTCGACCTGGCGCAGCTAGAGGTCGACGACCGCGGCCTGCACTCCTATCTGGACGGCGGTGTCGGCGAACCGGCCCGCATCGACGTCTGGGCGGAGACCGAACACCGGGTGCTGACCAACCGGCCACCCGGCTCGGGCCGCCTCGTGCTCATGCCCGGTGACCTGGGCGGCAGCGAGTTCTCCATCACCGGCGAGAACCTGCGTCGCTGCGTCGACCTGCTGCTGCGGCTCAACGGCGAGTTCGACCTGATAATCGTCGACCTGAGCGCCGGCCGCAGCTATGCCGTCGAAATGGCCCTCAATGCCACCGCGCAATCGCAGTTACGCGGCATCGACGCCCGCTGGCTGGTCTTCCACCGCTGGACCCGCCAGCATGTGATGGCCGCCGCCGGGCTGGTCTTCGGCCCGCGCGGCATCGTGGCCGGCGGCATCGCCCGGGGTCACAGTGAGGAGGCGTTGCGCGGCGCCATCCGCTTCGTACGGGCCGCGGTGCCCGACCCCGAGTCCTCCCTGTGGTCGCAGGTGGCGCCCACCCAGTCGGCGTGGATGCGCGAGTGCGACGCGGACCTCCAGGCGCTCGCCTCCAACCGCGGCATCGGATACACGCAAGTGCTGGGCTCCGTACCGCTGGAGCCCGTCCTGCAGTGGCGCGAGCAGCTCATCACCGACGAGGACGTCCTCGACAGCCAGATCGCCAACATGGAGACCTGGCAGGCGATGAGCGACCTCGCCGGACGGCTCACCGACGACAAGTACTGGGGGCAGCCGTGA
- a CDS encoding LysR family transcriptional regulator → MTDLPSARPTGDLNDPGGLGDPGDAGGPDLDLRLVRYFTVVAEHLHFGRAAEVLRIAQPSLSRQIRRLEKELGARLLDRTPQGSRLTEAGEVFLPHARALLRTATRAASRTRAAAEPSRLIVGYTSNLIVTPAVRELRRRHPEADVRALHLNWDEPRTALLDHRVDAVFARLPLATQELEVTVLYEEARVLVVPLDHRLVGKESVTLDDIADETLPRVREDAAWNSFWRIDPRPDGSRAPEGPLVRAMEDKFELIAAGQAVAIVPGGLGMERLRPDLTTIPVHGIDPSHVVLATRADDRSRLLAAFRKVARALLTGPGPTT, encoded by the coding sequence ATGACCGATCTGCCATCCGCACGGCCGACGGGTGACCTGAATGACCCGGGTGGCCTGGGCGACCCGGGTGATGCAGGGGGCCCCGATCTCGATCTGCGCCTCGTGCGCTACTTCACCGTGGTCGCCGAGCACCTGCACTTCGGTCGTGCCGCCGAGGTGCTCCGCATTGCCCAGCCGTCCCTGAGCCGTCAAATCCGGCGTCTGGAGAAGGAGTTGGGTGCGCGTCTGCTGGACCGCACCCCGCAGGGCAGCCGTCTCACCGAGGCCGGTGAGGTCTTCCTGCCGCATGCCAGGGCGCTGCTCCGTACGGCCACCCGGGCCGCCTCCCGGACCCGCGCCGCCGCCGAGCCCAGCCGTCTGATCGTCGGCTACACGTCGAACCTGATCGTCACCCCGGCCGTACGGGAGCTGCGGCGCCGGCATCCGGAAGCCGACGTACGAGCCCTGCACCTGAACTGGGACGAACCCCGCACCGCGCTGCTCGACCACCGGGTCGATGCCGTGTTCGCCCGACTTCCGCTCGCCACACAGGAGTTGGAGGTGACCGTCCTCTACGAGGAAGCCCGGGTCCTGGTCGTCCCGCTCGATCACCGTCTCGTCGGCAAGGAGTCGGTCACCCTCGACGACATCGCAGACGAGACCTTGCCCCGGGTGCGGGAGGACGCGGCCTGGAACTCCTTCTGGCGTATCGATCCGCGTCCGGACGGCAGCCGCGCACCGGAGGGTCCGCTTGTCAGGGCGATGGAGGACAAGTTCGAACTCATCGCCGCCGGACAGGCGGTGGCCATCGTTCCGGGAGGTCTGGGCATGGAACGGCTCCGCCCCGACCTCACCACGATCCCGGTGCACGGCATCGACCCGAGCCATGTCGTCCTCGCCACCCGGGCGGACGACCGCAGCCGCCTGCTCGCCGCGTTCCGCAAGGTGGCGCGGGCCTTGCTGACAGGCCCAGGCCCCACCACCTGA
- a CDS encoding SDR family oxidoreductase, whose amino-acid sequence MRVFVTGASGFVGSAVVRELLGAGHEVVGMARSDGSAASLKEAGAEVHRGDLDDLDSLRAGAAASEGVIHTAYVHDFRDFAEAARTDLRAVETLGEALVDSGRPLLICSGTAFSPGVVATEDNPGDPARSGMFRLASEAAVMRFAERGVRASAVRLPPSVHGAGDHGFVPRLVDIARAKGVSAYPGDGTNRWAAAHRLDVARLFRLALESAPAGTRLHGVAEESVPVREIAEAIGRGLGVPVKSIPDEDVHGHFGWLGGFFALDIPASSTATRERLGWHPVEDGLLTDLTADHYFGSAEQHLSSPSGA is encoded by the coding sequence ATGCGTGTGTTCGTCACCGGGGCGAGCGGATTCGTCGGGTCCGCCGTCGTACGGGAGTTGCTCGGCGCGGGTCACGAGGTGGTCGGGATGGCCCGCTCCGACGGGTCCGCCGCCTCACTGAAGGAGGCCGGTGCCGAGGTCCACCGGGGTGACCTGGACGACCTCGACAGTCTGCGGGCGGGGGCCGCGGCCTCGGAGGGCGTGATCCACACCGCGTACGTCCATGACTTCCGCGACTTCGCGGAGGCCGCGCGGACCGACCTGCGGGCGGTCGAGACGTTGGGCGAGGCGCTGGTGGACTCCGGGCGGCCTCTCCTCATCTGCTCGGGCACCGCCTTCTCGCCGGGGGTGGTGGCGACGGAGGACAACCCGGGCGACCCCGCGAGGTCCGGTATGTTCCGGCTCGCCTCCGAGGCGGCGGTCATGCGGTTCGCGGAGCGCGGGGTGCGGGCGTCGGCCGTACGGCTGCCGCCCTCCGTACACGGCGCGGGGGACCACGGTTTCGTGCCGCGGCTCGTCGACATCGCCCGCGCCAAGGGCGTCTCCGCCTACCCGGGCGACGGCACCAACCGCTGGGCCGCCGCCCACCGCCTCGACGTCGCCCGGCTGTTCCGGCTGGCCCTGGAGTCGGCCCCGGCGGGGACCCGGCTGCACGGGGTCGCCGAGGAGAGCGTCCCGGTGCGCGAGATCGCCGAGGCCATCGGGCGGGGGCTGGGAGTGCCGGTGAAGTCGATACCGGACGAGGACGTGCACGGCCACTTCGGCTGGCTGGGCGGCTTCTTCGCCCTGGACATCCCGGCGTCGAGCACGGCGACCCGCGAGCGCCTGGGGTGGCACCCCGTGGAGGACGGACTGCTGACAGACCTGACGGCGGACCACTACTTCGGCTCCGCCGAACAGCACCTCTCCAGCCCGTCCGGCGCCTGA
- a CDS encoding DUF6879 family protein: MAGRQERNSKLLRKTLITSLVSASTYVLTNVLNRNADEVWKLTVTVVIGGAALIVQYLMDFEERLNSMEQSLSAHHGELRTAVEKSFAGINEATELFSQVDRSVLRSDGVTRLARAYTQLGHQESELVKTFSQEEIGRLATQMESLSSGSVTCMGENNDWLIDLTTCVGTSIDATSTDVDRQFWYSEAASRYLKAQEDAFRNRNVTVRRLFLVRTQAEVTEELERLCQSHRDLGIQTRIAVRESLAPSARLRMTNDFIVFDGELCYETTPDMDQKPAETSLKTDKEHIEERVNRFNVIWDATEPVNAPGAAPGAASAGSGSA; the protein is encoded by the coding sequence GTGGCAGGGCGACAGGAGCGCAACTCCAAGCTGCTGCGCAAGACACTGATCACGTCTCTGGTGTCCGCGAGCACCTACGTACTCACCAACGTGCTCAACCGGAACGCGGACGAGGTCTGGAAGCTGACCGTGACCGTCGTCATCGGCGGCGCGGCCCTGATAGTCCAGTACCTGATGGACTTCGAGGAGCGGCTCAACTCGATGGAGCAGAGCCTCTCCGCGCACCACGGGGAGCTGCGGACCGCGGTCGAGAAGAGCTTCGCGGGGATCAACGAGGCGACCGAACTGTTCAGTCAGGTGGACCGTTCGGTGCTGCGCTCCGACGGGGTGACCCGACTGGCGCGTGCCTACACGCAGTTGGGGCACCAGGAGTCGGAACTGGTGAAGACCTTCTCCCAGGAGGAGATCGGCCGTCTCGCCACCCAGATGGAGAGCCTCAGCTCCGGCAGCGTGACCTGCATGGGCGAGAACAACGACTGGCTGATCGACCTCACCACCTGTGTCGGGACCTCTATCGACGCCACCAGCACGGACGTCGACCGGCAGTTCTGGTACAGCGAGGCCGCGAGCCGCTATCTGAAGGCGCAGGAGGACGCGTTCCGCAACCGGAACGTGACGGTGCGGCGGCTGTTCCTCGTACGGACCCAGGCGGAGGTCACCGAGGAGCTGGAACGGCTCTGCCAGAGCCACCGGGACCTGGGAATCCAGACGCGCATCGCCGTCCGGGAGTCGCTGGCCCCGAGTGCCAGGCTCCGGATGACGAACGACTTCATCGTCTTCGACGGTGAACTCTGCTACGAGACGACGCCGGACATGGACCAGAAGCCGGCCGAGACCAGCCTCAAGACGGACAAGGAGCACATAGAGGAGCGGGTCAACCGGTTCAACGTCATCTGGGACGCCACGGAACCCGTCAACGCGCCCGGCGCGGCCCCCGGTGCCGCCAGCGCGGGTTCGGGCTCCGCGTAG
- a CDS encoding SCO2521 family protein, which translates to MRPRADIAAPVLACGEVRTCLLPAFQALDSRTAAQLLRLRADERVRVSERPNLYALSPDVLTGVDCPLPTANGARVRAVGTVAARAALTEGRVLQTTAYFRIPATGPDVRRPWGHYLVRPGVLEPFGKLPEKAVVEGVLKDSQRGALDLGMIAESLLAQLLRHPLLDQKVPFKSRRTQLRWAALRAPDGAGASIESFVVSDEGLRTMRLRVPDGTETAAVAGLCEDFALHDWLLTTVVRMLDRSRTGPVDGPESILALRPAVDHLLHVWMPRARVDRDLGHLWDVLEQEPGFTRQWQTLVQRIRDQLAVQTIPLLHKALAMS; encoded by the coding sequence ATGAGGCCCCGCGCGGACATCGCGGCCCCCGTCCTCGCCTGCGGCGAGGTGCGCACCTGTCTGCTGCCCGCCTTCCAGGCGCTGGACAGCCGCACCGCCGCCCAACTGCTCAGGCTGCGCGCCGACGAACGCGTCCGGGTCTCCGAGCGGCCCAACCTGTACGCGCTCTCGCCCGACGTACTCACCGGCGTCGACTGCCCGCTGCCCACCGCCAACGGCGCCAGGGTCCGGGCCGTCGGTACGGTGGCGGCCCGCGCCGCGCTCACCGAGGGGCGTGTTCTCCAGACCACGGCCTACTTCCGGATCCCGGCCACGGGACCCGACGTACGCCGGCCGTGGGGGCACTACCTCGTACGGCCCGGAGTTCTCGAACCCTTCGGGAAGCTGCCCGAAAAGGCGGTCGTGGAAGGCGTTCTGAAAGACAGTCAGCGAGGCGCGCTGGACCTCGGGATGATCGCCGAGAGCCTGCTCGCCCAGCTGCTGAGGCACCCGCTGCTCGACCAGAAGGTTCCTTTCAAGTCCCGCCGCACACAACTGCGTTGGGCGGCACTGCGGGCTCCGGACGGCGCGGGGGCGTCGATCGAGAGTTTCGTGGTGTCCGACGAGGGCCTGCGGACGATGCGGTTGCGGGTGCCGGACGGTACGGAGACGGCTGCGGTGGCAGGACTCTGCGAGGACTTCGCGCTGCACGACTGGCTGCTCACGACCGTGGTCCGCATGCTCGACCGCAGCCGGACCGGACCGGTGGACGGGCCGGAGTCGATCCTCGCGCTCCGCCCCGCCGTCGACCACCTGCTGCACGTGTGGATGCCGCGCGCCCGGGTGGACCGGGACCTCGGCCACCTGTGGGACGTACTCGAACAGGAGCCGGGTTTCACCCGCCAGTGGCAGACCCTGGTTCAACGCATCCGCGATCAACTGGCCGTCCAGACAATTCCGTTACTCCACAAGGCGCTGGCCATGAGCTGA
- a CDS encoding DUF397 domain-containing protein — MREYDLTNARWRKSSYSNGEGGECVEVAYDFIGAARWRKSTYSNGEGGSCVEVADGVPGVVPVRDSKVSDGPVLFVGAGTWVEFVRAVG, encoded by the coding sequence ATGCGCGAGTACGACCTGACCAACGCCCGCTGGCGCAAGAGCAGTTACAGCAACGGCGAGGGCGGCGAATGCGTAGAGGTCGCGTACGACTTCATCGGCGCCGCCCGCTGGCGTAAGAGCACATACAGCAACGGCGAAGGCGGGAGCTGCGTCGAAGTAGCCGACGGAGTCCCCGGCGTCGTGCCCGTCCGCGACAGCAAGGTCTCGGACGGGCCCGTGCTGTTTGTCGGGGCGGGCACCTGGGTGGAGTTCGTCAGGGCCGTGGGCTGA
- a CDS encoding SCO2522 family protein — translation MTGPVFRETAAEPRTQSVPLSHLSLELGHLYMEDFAAGPERLREYFAEVRVWADAARASAARRLGGKRPRISTCFLIDDYFTRFSTPAELIPQILAESDRAGLTIDYLARESGCAVADKVELAESVMHRLVESPPPGTYGSRPPVGDTGWLANGQRTPGSRTAMSEVTEWQPPHETAARVHSVFMDVELWSERNGGRLWSCPFLAAVWQLARLGLLRHCGEPVLVPRARPTGGFPHDWDELPPLLQLTDSATPFSAYRTCSLVGNRFLAVEDAVRLILDQVDVDTGALAQADERSAREGVPVPEAVAQRATYVFYEEP, via the coding sequence GTGACCGGCCCGGTGTTCCGCGAGACCGCGGCCGAACCCCGTACCCAGTCCGTACCGCTGTCCCATCTCTCCCTGGAACTGGGCCACTTGTACATGGAGGACTTCGCGGCCGGCCCCGAGCGGCTGCGTGAGTACTTCGCCGAGGTACGGGTCTGGGCGGACGCGGCCAGGGCCTCCGCCGCCCGGCGGCTGGGCGGCAAACGGCCCCGGATCAGCACCTGTTTCCTCATCGACGACTACTTCACCCGCTTCTCCACCCCCGCCGAACTGATCCCGCAGATCCTCGCCGAGTCCGACCGCGCCGGACTCACCATCGACTACCTGGCCCGCGAGTCGGGCTGCGCCGTCGCAGACAAGGTGGAGCTGGCCGAGTCCGTGATGCACCGCCTCGTCGAGTCCCCGCCGCCGGGCACCTACGGCTCCCGCCCGCCGGTCGGCGACACCGGTTGGCTCGCCAACGGACAGCGCACCCCCGGCTCACGCACCGCCATGTCCGAGGTCACCGAGTGGCAGCCGCCGCACGAGACCGCGGCCCGCGTCCACTCCGTCTTCATGGACGTCGAGTTGTGGTCGGAGCGGAACGGCGGACGCCTGTGGTCCTGCCCGTTCCTCGCCGCCGTCTGGCAGCTGGCCCGCCTCGGACTGCTGCGCCACTGCGGGGAACCTGTGCTGGTCCCGCGCGCCCGGCCCACCGGTGGCTTCCCCCACGACTGGGACGAACTGCCCCCGCTGCTGCAACTCACCGACTCCGCAACGCCGTTCAGCGCCTACCGCACCTGCAGTCTGGTGGGGAACCGGTTCCTGGCCGTCGAGGACGCGGTCCGGCTCATCCTCGACCAGGTCGACGTGGACACCGGCGCACTGGCCCAGGCCGACGAGCGTTCCGCCCGGGAGGGCGTGCCGGTGCCCGAGGCGGTCGCCCAGCGTGCCACGTACGTCTTCTACGAGGAGCCCTGA
- the recO gene encoding DNA repair protein RecO, with protein MSLFRDDGVVLRTQKLGEADRIITLLTRGHGRVRAVARGVRRTKSKFGARLEPFSHVDVQFFSRGSDLVGRGLPLCTQSETIAPYGGGIVTDYARYTAGTAMLETAERFTDHEGEPAVQQYLLLVGALRTLARAEHEPHLILDAFLLRSLAVNGYAPTFSDCARCGMAGPNRFFSVAAGGSVCVDCRVSGSVVPSPQALELLGALLTGDWATADACEPRHVREGSGLVSAYLHWHLERGLRSLRYVEK; from the coding sequence ATGAGCCTGTTCCGTGACGACGGTGTCGTGCTGCGTACCCAGAAGCTGGGTGAGGCCGACCGGATCATCACGCTGCTCACGCGCGGTCACGGGCGGGTACGGGCCGTGGCGCGGGGGGTGCGGCGGACCAAGTCCAAGTTCGGGGCCCGACTCGAACCGTTCTCCCACGTCGACGTGCAGTTCTTCTCGCGGGGGAGCGACCTGGTCGGGCGCGGGCTGCCGCTCTGCACGCAGAGCGAGACCATCGCTCCGTACGGTGGCGGGATCGTCACCGACTACGCCCGGTACACCGCCGGGACGGCCATGCTGGAGACGGCGGAACGGTTCACCGACCACGAGGGCGAGCCCGCCGTGCAGCAGTATCTGTTGCTGGTCGGCGCGCTGCGCACCCTCGCCCGCGCCGAGCACGAACCCCATCTCATCCTCGACGCGTTCCTCCTGCGCTCCCTTGCCGTCAACGGCTACGCGCCCACCTTCAGCGACTGCGCGCGATGCGGGATGGCCGGCCCGAACCGGTTCTTCTCGGTGGCCGCCGGGGGCTCCGTCTGCGTCGACTGCCGGGTGTCCGGCAGCGTCGTACCCTCTCCTCAGGCCCTCGAACTGCTCGGCGCGCTGCTGACGGGCGACTGGGCGACCGCGGACGCGTGTGAGCCGCGTCACGTCAGGGAGGGGAGCGGACTGGTGTCCGCCTACCTGCACTGGCACCTGGAGCGCGGACTGCGCTCCCTGCGCTACGTAGAGAAGTAA